ATGGTTCTAAATGAGGCTTATATTTTATAAATAAGATAATAATTGGCCGGAAACATCTGTTTTATTATGAAATTTATAAAAGCCTACCCCTGTACTAGGGTATTTGCCTAAAAAGGTTATTTTTGCTTATGCTTTCTAAAAAGACGAAATACGCCCTGCATGCCCTGACTTACCTAGGTAAGCATAAGGATGAAAAGACAGTTCTGATTCATGAAATAGCTGAGGAACATGGGATTTCTCATAAATTTTTGGAGAATATTCTTCTCGAACTGAAAAAGGCTGGCCTGCTGGGTAGTAAAAAGGGGAAAGGTGGTGGATACTATTTGATTAAAGAACCAAAAGATATTCCCCTCTCGAAAGTTATTCGGTTGTTGGATGGACCGATTGCGCTGCTTCCTTGTGTGAGCTTAAATTACTATGAACCCTGCGATGAATGTAAAAATGAAGCTCAATGTGGTATAAATAAGGTATTGATTAAGGTCAGAGACGAAACCCTTAAGATACTGGAAAACAAGACATTAGAGGATATTTTAAAAACGAGTTAAAATTTTTTTGGCATAAACCCTATAAATTAAATAGGGTTTGTATACTTTTGTGCTTTACGCTCGTATAAATCTCATATGATTTTAGATCAACCACTTAAGAAACTGTTCAGCAACAAATCTGGAAAAGACAGCAATGCCAAGAGCTTGTTAAAGTCTATTTCCTGGAGGATAGTTGGGACCATTGATACAATAGTGATTTCCTACTTTGTTACAGGGGAGTTTGTGATGGCTCTATCGATTGGATCTGTAGAGGTCTTCTCAAAAATCATATTGTACTATTTACATGAACGTGTTTGGGAATCAGCACCTAAAACAAAAGCCGATGACACTCAACAAGAATATGCATGAATTAGAGGCTCAGTTAAATGAGCTTTCTGCCCAAGAAGGACTGGCTTTAATCGCAGACCTCTTTCCAGGAAAAGTTACTTTCTCTACCTCTTTGGGGCAAGAAGATCAGGTGATTACTCAACTGATTGCAGAAGCACATTTGCCGATTTCAATTTTTTCCTTGGATACAGGTCGACTGTTTCCGGAGACTTTAGACTTGCTTGCAAGAACTGAAGCGAAATACAAACAAAATATCAAAGTCTATTACCCAAATACTGAGTCAATAGAAAAATTGGTTTCAGAAATTGGAATCAATGGTTTTTATGAATCAGTTGAAAATCGAAAATCCTGCTGTTTTGTAAGAAAAGTGGAGCCTTTGAAGCGTGCTCTTGCAGGTAATGAGGTTTGGGTGACAGGACTCCGGGCAGAGCAATCAGCCAACAGGTCTGATATGAATAGAATCGAATGGGATGAAGGAAATCAGATTCTGAAATTCAACCCATTGTTGGATTGGACTTTTGATGAGATGATTGAATACATCAATGAAAAGAAAATTCCATACAATCCTCTTCATGATAAAGGATTTATCAGCATTGGCTGTGCACCATGTACCAGAGCTATTTCAGCTGGAGAAGACCCAAGAGCCGGCAGATGGTGGTGGGAAGACTCGAAAAAAGAATGCGGCTTGCATGCGAAGTAAGACCTGAGATTTAAGACAAAATAAGACATTAGAACTTCGGTATTCATAATTCAACATTCGATACTATTTGATTAATTAAGAATGTCGAACGCCGAATTACGAATAATGAAGTCAATCAGAAGATATAAACAGTAAGGAAATGAGCAACCTATTAATACCTAATCCAAAAGAAGCAGAATCGATCCACATCATTCGAGAGGTGGCGGCGCAATTTGAGCGTCCGGTTTTGCTTTTTTCGGGTGGAAAAGACTCCATTACCCTAGTAAGACTTGCCCAAAAGGCTTTTTACCCAGCTAAAATTCCATTCCCATTATTGCATGTGGATACGGGACATAATTTTCCGGAAACCATAGAATTTCGGGATAAACTGGTAGAGGAACTTGGACTGGAGCTGATCGTGCGAAATGTGCAGGACTCTATTGATCAAGGGAAAGTTCGTGAGGAGCGTGGAAGGTATTCCAGTAGAAACTCTTTGCAGACGACCACTCTTTTAGATGCCATTGAAGAATTAAAATTTGATGCTTGTATTGGAGGAGCGAGAAGAGATGAGGAGAAAGCAAGAGCAAAAGAAAGAGTCTTTTCTGTGAGAGATGACTTTGGGCAGTGGGATGAGAAAAACCAACGTCCAGAATTATTTGACATGCTCAATGGGAAAATTCATTTGGGACAGAATGTACGTTGTTTCCCGATTTCAAATTGGACTGAACTCGATGTTTGGGAGTATATCAAAACGGAAAATATAGAGATCCCTTCTATCTACTTTGCCCATAAGCGAGAGGTGTTTTTCAGGGATGGAATGATTTGGACCGCTAATGAACACGTCTTTAGAGAAGAAAATGAAGAGGTGGTAGAGAAGATGGTCAGATTTAGAACGGTGGGTGATATGACTTGTACAGCTGCTGTTTTATCTGAGGCAGTTTCCTTAGATGATGTAGTTGGAGAAATACGTGAGTCTACGATTTCTGAGCGAGGAGCTCGAATCGATGATAAGCGTTCGGAGGCTGCGATGGAAACCAGAAAGAAAGTCGGGTACTTTTAGAATGGTGCGAAGTACGAAGTACTAAGTACAATGTACCAAGTACAAAGTAGGCTTAGCCTCGTTATGCTGCTTTTCCAAAAGCAGAATTTAACCTAGTCCAGCTTCTGGAGAAACAGGATAATAGAATAACAAAAAACTGAACAACATGTCTGAAAATAGAAAACTTATAAAAATCGCCACTGCAGGCTCTGTCGATGATGGAAAGAGTACTCTGATTGGACGATTACTATACGATACGAAATCATTAACAACGGATAAAATCGAGGCAATCGAGCGTAGTTCAAAACAACGTGGTTACGATTACTTGGATTTTTCCTTGGCAACAGATGGCTTGGTGGCTGAGCGTGAGCAAGGCATCACGATTGATGTTGCGCATATTTATTTCAATACTGACAAGACCAATTTTATCGTAGCAGATACTCCTGGGCACGTGGAATATACTCGAAATATGGTGACGGGAGCTTCTACTTCTCAAGTGGCTATTATTTTGATCGATGCCAGAAAAGGAGTTATTGAGCAAACCTACAGGCATTTCTTTATTGCCAATTTACTTCGAATCAGCCATGTGGTGGTAGCGATTAATAAAATGGACTTGGTGGATTATGAGGAGGATGTCTACCTTAAAATAAAGGCTGACTTTGATGAGTTAGTAGAAAAGTCAGACTTTTCTGAGGACCAAATTACATTTATTCCTGTTTCAGCTTTGAAAGGGGAAAACATTGCTAGACAATCTGAAGAGATGCCTTGGTATGTCGGGAATACACTTTTAGATCACTTGGAAGTGCTTGAAACTTCTGATTTGGAATTGAGTACAGTTGCAAGATTTCCTATCCAATACGTGATTAGACCTAAAACGGAAGCTTTCCACGACTTTAGAGGCTTTTCAGGAATGCTCTATGGAGGTAACCTGAAAGTTGGTGATGAAGTGACCTTATTGCCTTCATTGAATACCTCAAAAATAAAAAGCATTCATTATTTCGATCAGGAAGTTCAAGAAGCGACTCAGGGAAGTTCCATCACCTTGACCTTG
Above is a window of Algoriphagus machipongonensis DNA encoding:
- the cysD gene encoding sulfate adenylyltransferase subunit CysD, with product MSNLLIPNPKEAESIHIIREVAAQFERPVLLFSGGKDSITLVRLAQKAFYPAKIPFPLLHVDTGHNFPETIEFRDKLVEELGLELIVRNVQDSIDQGKVREERGRYSSRNSLQTTTLLDAIEELKFDACIGGARRDEEKARAKERVFSVRDDFGQWDEKNQRPELFDMLNGKIHLGQNVRCFPISNWTELDVWEYIKTENIEIPSIYFAHKREVFFRDGMIWTANEHVFREENEEVVEKMVRFRTVGDMTCTAAVLSEAVSLDDVVGEIRESTISERGARIDDKRSEAAMETRKKVGYF
- a CDS encoding phosphoadenylyl-sulfate reductase, with product MTLNKNMHELEAQLNELSAQEGLALIADLFPGKVTFSTSLGQEDQVITQLIAEAHLPISIFSLDTGRLFPETLDLLARTEAKYKQNIKVYYPNTESIEKLVSEIGINGFYESVENRKSCCFVRKVEPLKRALAGNEVWVTGLRAEQSANRSDMNRIEWDEGNQILKFNPLLDWTFDEMIEYINEKKIPYNPLHDKGFISIGCAPCTRAISAGEDPRAGRWWWEDSKKECGLHAK
- a CDS encoding RrF2 family transcriptional regulator; this encodes MLSKKTKYALHALTYLGKHKDEKTVLIHEIAEEHGISHKFLENILLELKKAGLLGSKKGKGGGYYLIKEPKDIPLSKVIRLLDGPIALLPCVSLNYYEPCDECKNEAQCGINKVLIKVRDETLKILENKTLEDILKTS
- a CDS encoding sulfate adenylyltransferase subunit 1, with product MSENRKLIKIATAGSVDDGKSTLIGRLLYDTKSLTTDKIEAIERSSKQRGYDYLDFSLATDGLVAEREQGITIDVAHIYFNTDKTNFIVADTPGHVEYTRNMVTGASTSQVAIILIDARKGVIEQTYRHFFIANLLRISHVVVAINKMDLVDYEEDVYLKIKADFDELVEKSDFSEDQITFIPVSALKGENIARQSEEMPWYVGNTLLDHLEVLETSDLELSTVARFPIQYVIRPKTEAFHDFRGFSGMLYGGNLKVGDEVTLLPSLNTSKIKSIHYFDQEVQEATQGSSITLTLETEVDLSRGDMLVKSGELPTSQKQIAATICQVNNKALTVGQKYILQHGVNRVLAKVAQIESKIQTDFSGSEEADSLKLNDIGRVHFRLSNPIHYDSYNSNKSNGSFILIDEAEYDTVSVGFID
- a CDS encoding DUF2061 domain-containing protein; this translates as MILDQPLKKLFSNKSGKDSNAKSLLKSISWRIVGTIDTIVISYFVTGEFVMALSIGSVEVFSKIILYYLHERVWESAPKTKADDTQQEYA